One window of the Carnobacterium maltaromaticum DSM 20342 genome contains the following:
- a CDS encoding metallophosphoesterase family protein, whose protein sequence is MNKNPLVGSKHNTLLPLNTEITLPSELAARFELYPENRRRPVNKTLFRNDYFQLCYNMKENSMAVSSRGDLVYSAIPYDTARNYIQRAAIQYLLHPEEARRYIESHKVNLETYLVESIFQVTKKRPAKNSFEVTQAYNAIFQNPLFEIQILGRLLQHDDTGALSANLAGKFLFSENVKTGIAGYVSEYLNFVIQCTSSLPITTDGKEIQLLDSNVQEGILSKQNMNTELAFDSDINQALDLLPQEVKQQIESSMAIAKQTIPTNNKVLLRSEYGKELSEIRNKYVAHSIQPKEIEHHFENVHKTENRNLVNVVSDVHALDGKLPFINENFNILVGDVSDSRVTNKSIEGIYVIGNHDLVDVLPTNDNLQNRQWDKWTPFFKNKWFEQLLENPDDSWYLLPTGDHTYYDIVKVELEKRFPKITVLNNSSVIHNGIRYIGLTIPVVLVKRKQEQQKFILKWLNKLLNNDYDTPTVIVSHAPLFNELSMLSPKSKAYNKDYGCSEPKIEKLVEEYNIIGAIHGHHHIPASSGRYKIMNFAGKELFVVCSIYSKMNTGYELMNLLPFDSLNN, encoded by the coding sequence ATGAATAAAAATCCTTTAGTCGGGAGCAAACACAATACACTTTTGCCGCTGAATACTGAAATTACATTGCCTTCAGAACTAGCTGCTCGTTTTGAGCTTTATCCAGAAAATAGACGAAGACCTGTTAACAAAACACTATTTAGAAATGATTATTTTCAATTGTGCTATAACATGAAAGAAAATTCTATGGCTGTATCATCAAGAGGCGATCTCGTTTATTCAGCGATTCCTTATGATACTGCTAGAAACTATATTCAACGTGCGGCGATTCAATACTTGCTTCATCCGGAAGAGGCCCGTCGGTATATTGAATCTCATAAGGTTAATTTAGAAACATACCTTGTTGAAAGTATTTTTCAAGTGACTAAAAAACGACCTGCTAAGAATTCATTTGAAGTTACTCAAGCGTATAATGCAATATTTCAAAATCCGTTATTTGAAATTCAAATTCTAGGTCGGTTATTGCAACATGATGACACAGGTGCGCTTTCTGCCAATCTTGCAGGGAAGTTTTTATTTAGTGAAAATGTAAAAACAGGAATAGCTGGATATGTTTCAGAATATCTTAACTTTGTTATTCAGTGTACGAGCTCTTTACCGATAACCACGGATGGAAAAGAGATACAACTGTTAGACTCAAATGTACAAGAGGGTATTCTGTCTAAACAAAATATGAATACAGAATTAGCTTTTGATTCAGATATTAATCAAGCTTTAGATTTACTACCTCAAGAAGTAAAACAACAGATCGAAAGTTCAATGGCTATTGCTAAACAGACTATACCTACGAATAATAAGGTACTTTTACGATCAGAATATGGTAAAGAATTATCGGAGATTAGAAATAAATATGTTGCCCACAGTATTCAGCCAAAAGAAATAGAACACCATTTTGAAAATGTTCATAAGACAGAAAATCGAAACTTGGTAAATGTAGTTTCGGATGTTCATGCGCTGGATGGGAAACTTCCGTTCATTAATGAGAACTTTAACATCTTAGTAGGTGATGTTTCTGATTCTCGTGTAACAAATAAATCAATTGAGGGAATTTATGTTATTGGAAATCACGATTTGGTAGATGTATTACCAACGAATGACAATCTACAGAATAGGCAATGGGACAAGTGGACACCATTTTTCAAAAACAAATGGTTTGAGCAGCTCTTAGAGAATCCAGATGATTCATGGTATTTATTACCTACTGGTGACCATACCTATTATGACATCGTAAAAGTAGAACTTGAAAAACGTTTCCCTAAAATAACGGTGCTAAACAATAGTAGTGTAATCCATAATGGAATTCGCTATATAGGGTTAACCATTCCGGTTGTCTTAGTAAAAAGGAAACAGGAGCAACAAAAATTTATTCTTAAGTGGTTAAATAAGCTACTAAATAACGATTATGATACACCAACAGTCATAGTTTCACACGCACCTCTCTTTAATGAGCTTAGTATGCTTTCACCAAAGAGTAAAGCGTACAATAAAGACTATGGTTGCTCGGAACCGAAAATCGAAAAATTAGTTGAAGAATACAATATAATTGGAGCTATCCACGGCCATCACCATATACCAGCATCTTCAGGCCGATATAAAATCATGAACTTTGCAGGAAAAGAGCTATTCGTGGTGTGTTCAATTTATTCTAAAATGAACACAGGCTATGAATTGATGAATCTGCTACCTTTTGATTCATTGAACAATTAG
- a CDS encoding glycoside hydrolase family 3 protein, protein MKKFKMNKKKWAILGIWIAIVGGIYLYLLNHGKASGDNPSFGINVQFLVGWITKIIILLSISLIAYSIYRIVKIRKTRKFLYVLSSLLLGILIIFNLAVNQYAMIINTYFSASQINQSEVKKTTEQAMALTEKIEGEGAVLLENKNEVLPLQNQKVNVFGYASRNVVYGGTGSGGGKEDNNVDLQQGLKNAGFQVNDQLTTFYDDRYVPREKVNIHKLVGGDFNIHEPKASEYSESLLTSAKEFSDTALVVFSRNSGEGADITNEMKGYAGGTAGKHYLELSDDEAATLDLVKENFDKVVVILNSSFPMELGFLDDEKIAGALWIGGPGSVGFNAVGEILAGEVNPSGRLVDTYAYDETSAPSFNNIGEFPYSNSEFDYEKDTWHYKYVNYAESIYVGYRYYETRYIDNQTGEMDEAAYEKAVQYPFGYGLSYTNFKQEITNFKVDGNEAKMTVKVTNTGKKAGKDVVQLYYTPPYTIGGIEKSHVVLSGFAKTQELAPNQSEEVNLSFDVENMASYDEKQNKAYVLEKGNYEIKLMNNSHDVIDSKNYEVAKDIVFDQENKRESDQLSATNQFEDAKGDVQYLSRWNWEETMPKEMAQPKEASKELLKALKDQSVNEGKADPIKFEKHGLELYDLKGVDYDDPKWDQLLEQLSVKDMENLITYGGFQTPAINSVKKPATIDADGPAGINHLVSQAHGNQYTSEVVVASTWNTELVEEMGAALGKEAKASNITGLYLPGVNIHRSPFGGRNFEYYSEDALLSGKIGSSLSKGAMDQGSYVFMKHFAMYDQETRRYEFPTGAATWSTEQAMREVFLKPFEIAVKDSGITGIMSSYNRIGPKWVGESEALLQNVLRDEWGFRGTVISDFYKPQYMNVDQGLSAGNDLVLYLLPTKLNNVTTDTDWGQQNMRKASHNILYTVVNSHAYEVAETNVPNWIYLLVTINIAVFTFLLFCFTKTTHRKKTARKFKLFTKK, encoded by the coding sequence GTGAAAAAATTTAAAATGAATAAAAAGAAGTGGGCAATCTTAGGAATCTGGATTGCAATTGTCGGAGGTATCTATCTTTATTTGCTTAATCATGGCAAAGCTAGTGGGGACAATCCGTCATTTGGGATTAATGTTCAATTTTTAGTTGGTTGGATTACGAAAATAATCATTCTATTAAGTATCTCCTTAATTGCCTATTCGATATACAGAATTGTTAAAATTCGCAAGACAAGAAAATTCTTGTATGTATTATCTTCATTATTACTAGGTATCTTGATTATCTTTAATTTAGCGGTAAATCAATATGCAATGATTATTAATACTTATTTTTCGGCTTCACAAATTAATCAGTCGGAAGTGAAAAAAACAACAGAACAAGCTATGGCCTTAACGGAGAAAATAGAAGGTGAAGGTGCTGTTCTTTTAGAAAACAAAAATGAAGTTTTGCCGTTACAAAATCAGAAAGTTAATGTCTTTGGTTATGCTTCTCGTAATGTTGTCTATGGCGGAACAGGTTCTGGCGGTGGTAAAGAAGACAACAATGTTGATTTACAACAAGGCCTAAAAAATGCAGGCTTCCAAGTAAACGATCAGCTAACGACTTTTTATGATGATCGCTATGTGCCTCGTGAAAAAGTCAATATTCATAAACTAGTCGGTGGTGATTTTAATATTCATGAGCCAAAAGCGAGTGAGTATAGTGAGTCGTTACTAACCTCTGCTAAAGAATTTAGTGACACTGCACTAGTTGTTTTTTCTAGAAATAGTGGTGAAGGTGCTGATATTACCAATGAAATGAAAGGTTATGCAGGCGGAACTGCCGGAAAGCATTACCTAGAACTTTCAGATGATGAAGCAGCGACACTCGATTTAGTGAAAGAAAATTTTGATAAAGTCGTGGTGATTCTTAATTCATCGTTCCCAATGGAATTAGGTTTCTTGGATGATGAAAAAATTGCTGGAGCACTTTGGATTGGTGGGCCCGGTTCGGTCGGATTTAATGCAGTTGGAGAAATTCTAGCTGGAGAGGTTAATCCATCAGGACGCTTAGTGGATACTTATGCCTATGATGAAACCAGTGCGCCTTCATTTAATAATATTGGTGAGTTCCCTTACTCTAATTCTGAATTTGACTACGAAAAAGATACATGGCATTACAAATATGTCAATTATGCGGAATCAATTTATGTCGGCTATCGTTATTATGAAACGCGTTATATTGATAACCAAACAGGTGAAATGGATGAAGCTGCGTATGAAAAAGCGGTTCAATATCCATTTGGTTATGGATTATCCTATACGAATTTTAAACAAGAAATTACAAATTTCAAAGTAGATGGTAATGAGGCTAAAATGACCGTTAAAGTAACCAATACGGGTAAAAAGGCTGGGAAAGATGTCGTACAATTGTATTATACGCCGCCCTACACAATTGGTGGAATTGAAAAATCTCACGTAGTCTTGTCTGGATTTGCAAAGACACAAGAATTAGCACCAAATCAATCTGAAGAAGTTAATCTTTCTTTTGATGTTGAAAATATGGCAAGTTATGATGAGAAACAAAACAAAGCCTATGTTCTTGAAAAAGGAAATTATGAAATTAAATTGATGAACAATTCTCATGATGTTATTGACTCAAAAAATTATGAAGTCGCTAAAGATATCGTCTTCGATCAAGAAAATAAACGTGAGAGTGATCAACTTTCAGCTACTAATCAATTTGAAGATGCCAAAGGCGATGTTCAGTATTTATCACGTTGGAATTGGGAAGAAACGATGCCAAAAGAAATGGCACAACCTAAAGAAGCCTCTAAAGAATTATTGAAGGCTTTGAAAGATCAAAGTGTGAATGAAGGAAAAGCGGATCCAATCAAATTTGAAAAACATGGTCTGGAACTGTATGATCTAAAAGGTGTTGACTATGATGATCCGAAATGGGATCAATTATTGGAACAATTGTCGGTCAAAGATATGGAAAACCTAATTACCTATGGTGGGTTCCAAACGCCAGCAATTAATTCAGTCAAGAAACCAGCAACAATTGACGCAGATGGACCGGCTGGAATCAATCATTTAGTCAGTCAAGCCCACGGGAATCAATACACAAGTGAGGTCGTTGTAGCTTCTACCTGGAATACAGAGTTGGTTGAAGAGATGGGAGCAGCTCTTGGAAAAGAAGCGAAAGCATCAAATATTACAGGCCTCTATCTGCCTGGGGTTAATATTCACCGCTCTCCATTTGGTGGACGTAACTTTGAGTATTACTCTGAAGATGCCTTACTATCTGGGAAAATTGGTTCAAGCCTATCTAAGGGTGCAATGGATCAAGGTAGCTATGTCTTCATGAAGCATTTTGCGATGTATGATCAAGAAACGCGCAGATATGAATTCCCAACAGGGGCAGCAACTTGGTCAACGGAACAAGCGATGAGAGAAGTTTTCTTGAAACCGTTTGAAATTGCTGTCAAAGATTCAGGTATTACAGGAATCATGTCTTCTTATAATCGAATTGGACCTAAATGGGTTGGCGAAAGTGAAGCTCTTTTACAAAATGTCTTGCGAGATGAGTGGGGCTTTAGAGGAACGGTTATTTCAGATTTCTATAAACCACAATATATGAATGTTGATCAAGGGTTAAGTGCTGGAAATGATTTAGTTCTGTACTTGTTGCCAACGAAACTAAACAATGTTACAACGGATACTGATTGGGGTCAACAAAATATGCGTAAAGCTAGCCACAATATTCTATATACGGTGGTAAATAGTCACGCATATGAAGTTGCAGAAACGAATGTTCCAAATTGGATTTACTTGCTTGTTACAATTAATATTGCCGTTTTCACTTTCCTACTGTTTTGTTTTACAAAAACAACTCATCGGAAAAAAACAGCAAGAAAATTTAAGCTTTTTACTAAAAAATAA
- a CDS encoding RidA family protein: MGRKIYTGKNVGASGPYSHVVDAGEYLFFSGQTAYNAIGYNGEKYDIATQTQKCFSHLSDVMAEANVTLDDVVKVNVYLTSMKYFDEMNAVYKELFKHPFPARTCVAVLELPLEADIEIECTVKRQA, translated from the coding sequence ATGGGCAGAAAAATTTATACGGGAAAAAATGTGGGAGCATCTGGTCCGTATTCGCATGTTGTTGATGCTGGAGAGTATTTGTTTTTTTCAGGTCAAACGGCTTACAATGCTATTGGATACAATGGCGAAAAATACGATATTGCGACACAAACGCAAAAATGTTTTAGTCACCTAAGCGATGTGATGGCGGAAGCAAATGTTACGTTAGATGATGTAGTTAAAGTCAATGTTTATTTGACAAGTATGAAGTATTTTGATGAAATGAATGCTGTCTATAAAGAACTATTTAAGCATCCATTTCCAGCGAGAACTTGTGTTGCTGTTTTAGAATTACCTTTAGAAGCAGATATTGAAATTGAGTGTACTGTAAAGAGACAAGCCTGA
- a CDS encoding tRNA dihydrouridine synthase has protein sequence MTTNFWAELPKPFFILAPMEDVTDVVFRHVIKEAGSPDVFFTEFTNSDSYCHPDGIESVRGRLVFTEDEQPVVAHIWGDKPEFFREMSLGLAKMGFKGIDINMGCPVPNVAGRGKGSGLILRPEVAAELIAAAKTGGIPVSVKTRIGYKEISEMENWITHLLKQDIANLSIHLRTRDEMSKVDAHWEIIPQIMAIRDRIAPQTLITINGDIPDRETGLKLAEQYGVDGIMIGRGIFKNPYAFEKEPREHTSQELLGLLHLQLDLQDKYAELVPRSIVGLHRFFKIYVKGFPGASELRVKLMNTKSTEQVRQILADFDAAKATDSSLER, from the coding sequence ATGACAACTAATTTTTGGGCAGAATTACCAAAGCCCTTTTTTATTTTAGCACCGATGGAAGATGTGACGGATGTCGTTTTTCGCCATGTGATTAAAGAAGCAGGTTCGCCAGATGTCTTTTTTACTGAGTTTACAAATTCGGATAGCTATTGTCATCCAGATGGTATAGAGAGCGTGCGTGGTCGCTTAGTGTTTACTGAAGATGAGCAGCCAGTAGTAGCGCATATTTGGGGCGATAAGCCAGAATTTTTCCGGGAAATGAGTCTTGGTTTAGCAAAAATGGGTTTTAAAGGTATTGATATTAATATGGGCTGTCCAGTTCCTAACGTAGCAGGTCGTGGGAAAGGCAGCGGTCTTATTTTGCGACCAGAAGTAGCAGCTGAATTAATTGCAGCAGCCAAAACTGGTGGTATCCCTGTCAGTGTAAAAACACGTATCGGTTACAAAGAGATAAGTGAAATGGAAAACTGGATTACTCACTTGCTCAAGCAAGATATTGCGAATTTATCGATTCATTTACGGACGAGGGATGAGATGAGTAAAGTTGATGCTCATTGGGAAATTATTCCGCAAATCATGGCAATTCGTGATCGAATCGCACCTCAAACGCTTATTACGATTAATGGAGATATTCCAGACAGAGAGACTGGATTGAAACTTGCCGAGCAATATGGCGTGGATGGGATTATGATTGGTCGAGGTATATTTAAAAATCCATATGCTTTTGAAAAAGAGCCAAGAGAACACACTTCACAAGAGTTGCTAGGATTATTACATTTACAGCTTGATTTGCAAGATAAGTATGCTGAGCTGGTTCCACGTTCAATTGTGGGATTGCATCGTTTCTTTAAAATTTATGTTAAAGGTTTTCCTGGTGCAAGTGAATTACGGGTTAAATTAATGAACACTAAATCGACGGAACAAGTTCGACAAATTTTAGCTGATTTTGATGCCGCTAAAGCAACTGATTCTTCGCTAGAGCGATAA
- a CDS encoding DUF1801 domain-containing protein, which translates to MTPFESSEVKAVFNQYSPQCKEALLTIRQLIIDTSAELTPHEKLVENLKWNQPTYTAKAGTPIRIGIFEETKIALFFHCQTTLIEQFRELFTDTLVFSKNRAIVMDPTKPLPINDLKLCIQMGLTYHSS; encoded by the coding sequence ATGACACCTTTTGAAAGTAGCGAAGTTAAAGCAGTTTTCAACCAATACTCACCCCAATGCAAAGAAGCACTTTTAACTATTCGCCAATTAATTATCGACACAAGTGCAGAACTAACACCACATGAGAAATTGGTTGAGAATTTAAAGTGGAATCAGCCCACCTATACAGCAAAAGCTGGGACGCCCATACGAATTGGGATTTTTGAAGAGACTAAAATTGCTCTTTTCTTCCATTGCCAAACAACCTTGATTGAACAATTTAGAGAATTATTTACAGACACTTTAGTTTTTTCTAAAAACCGAGCTATTGTTATGGACCCAACGAAGCCATTACCTATCAACGATCTCAAATTATGTATTCAAATGGGGCTAACTTACCATTCTAGTTAA
- a CDS encoding magnesium transporter CorA family protein — protein MITERKFQNGINTWININSDTVGNDSDLYKQYGIDSELISYALDRNERARADYDDEVDAFTLIYNVPKKKGQNQYYETAPMTFLIQNQRLLTISNHTNEYIIPQMERYLEKNPTDSVFKFLFASLFIISDNYFPLIEEMNKERNYINDMLKQKTTKKNLLALSDLETGTTYFISGTKQNAVLLEQIKTNAIYRRLNEEESEQLEDTLIEAKQLVEMTQLTAQVLQQLSGTYNNILNNNLNDTMKILTVLSLLLTVPTIVTGYFGMNMPLPLEQNIFGWLIVIGISLVGWFGLAFILHFILK, from the coding sequence ATGATTACAGAAAGAAAATTTCAAAATGGAATCAATACTTGGATTAATATAAATTCAGATACCGTTGGAAATGATTCAGATTTATATAAACAATATGGAATTGATAGTGAACTGATTTCATACGCATTGGACAGAAATGAGCGAGCACGTGCGGACTATGATGATGAGGTTGATGCTTTTACATTGATTTATAATGTTCCTAAAAAAAAGGGGCAGAATCAATATTATGAAACAGCACCAATGACCTTCTTAATCCAAAATCAACGTCTACTAACGATATCCAATCATACAAATGAGTATATTATTCCACAAATGGAAAGATACCTTGAAAAAAATCCTACAGATTCGGTATTTAAATTCCTTTTCGCTAGTTTATTTATTATTTCAGATAATTACTTTCCATTAATTGAGGAAATGAATAAAGAACGAAACTATATTAATGATATGCTAAAACAAAAAACGACAAAGAAAAATTTACTTGCACTATCTGATTTAGAAACAGGGACAACTTATTTTATCTCTGGGACAAAGCAAAATGCAGTTTTATTGGAACAGATAAAAACGAACGCCATCTATCGACGATTAAATGAAGAAGAAAGCGAGCAACTTGAGGATACGCTGATTGAAGCCAAGCAATTAGTTGAAATGACTCAATTAACGGCACAAGTCCTTCAACAATTATCTGGCACATATAACAATATTCTAAATAATAATCTAAATGACACCATGAAAATACTAACAGTCTTATCGCTTTTATTAACTGTACCAACCATTGTAACAGGTTATTTCGGTATGAATATGCCTTTACCCTTGGAGCAAAATATTTTTGGTTGGCTAATCGTGATAGGCATCAGTCTAGTAGGATGGTTTGGCCTAGCATTTATTTTGCATTTTATTCTTAAGTAA
- the glf gene encoding UDP-galactopyranose mutase, with protein MTEKFDYLVVGSGLFGAVFAYEAAQRGFKVKVIEKREHIAGNIYTERIADIDVHRYGAHIFHTNNETIWQYMSQFTAFNHFVNAPIANYQGKLYNLPFNMNTFYQLWGTRTPQEAQDKIAEQRKILGTKIPENLEEQAIALVGTDIYTTLIKDYTKKQWGKDPKELPAFIIKRLPVRFTFDNNYFSDKYQGIPVDGYTAIIEKMLASDAIQVETKTDFFADKEMYLSTYPKIIYTGMIDEFFDYQLGILEYRSLRFETTLLPETANYQGNAVVNYTDAATPYTRIIEHKHFNFGEQPETIITKEYSTAWHKGDDAYYPVNDQVNNQLYKRYVQLAKNEPTVTFGGRLGTYQYLNMDQIVASALALVKREFQQENR; from the coding sequence ATGACAGAAAAATTCGATTATCTAGTTGTTGGGTCAGGGTTGTTTGGAGCTGTATTTGCCTATGAAGCAGCTCAACGTGGCTTCAAAGTAAAAGTAATTGAAAAACGTGAGCACATCGCTGGCAATATTTATACAGAACGCATTGCAGATATTGACGTTCATCGCTACGGTGCTCATATTTTCCATACTAATAATGAAACGATTTGGCAATACATGTCTCAATTTACCGCCTTTAATCATTTTGTTAATGCACCCATCGCTAACTATCAGGGAAAGCTATATAATTTACCTTTTAATATGAATACTTTCTATCAACTATGGGGGACTCGGACACCGCAAGAAGCCCAAGATAAAATTGCTGAACAACGGAAAATTCTAGGAACTAAAATACCCGAGAATCTTGAAGAACAAGCAATTGCGTTGGTTGGTACTGATATTTATACTACCTTAATTAAAGACTACACTAAAAAACAATGGGGAAAAGACCCAAAAGAATTGCCAGCATTCATCATAAAACGTTTGCCTGTTCGTTTTACCTTTGATAACAACTACTTTTCAGATAAGTATCAAGGTATTCCCGTAGATGGGTATACAGCGATTATCGAAAAAATGCTCGCATCTGATGCTATTCAGGTCGAAACAAAGACAGATTTTTTTGCAGATAAGGAGATGTATTTATCTACTTATCCTAAAATTATTTATACGGGAATGATTGATGAATTTTTTGACTACCAACTAGGTATTTTAGAGTATCGCTCTTTGCGTTTTGAAACTACACTTTTACCAGAAACGGCTAACTACCAAGGCAATGCCGTCGTCAATTATACTGATGCCGCTACCCCGTATACACGAATTATTGAACATAAGCATTTTAACTTTGGAGAACAGCCCGAAACCATTATCACAAAAGAATATTCTACAGCTTGGCACAAAGGGGATGATGCTTACTATCCTGTGAATGACCAAGTCAATAATCAGTTGTATAAACGCTATGTTCAATTGGCAAAAAACGAACCGACTGTCACATTTGGTGGACGCTTAGGTACCTATCAATACCTAAATATGGATCAAATTGTAGCCAGTGCTTTAGCGCTGGTTAAGCGAGAGTTCCAACAAGAAAATAGATAA
- a CDS encoding glycosyltransferase family 2 protein produces the protein MKALSVVVPCYNSENYMKHCLDSLLVGGTDIEIIIVNDGSTDQTATIAQQYQERFSTVIKVIHQENGGHGMAVTSGIQQATGRYIKIVDSDDWVDAEALHSVLTFINNQSAMNEVDLIINNYVYEKVGARYKKRIHYASALPVNREFSWDEVKLPVGKYLLMHALIYHRSVLQKSKLTLPKHTFYVDNLYAFEPLPFVKKMYYLDVDLYRYFIGRNDQSVNEQVMIARIDQQLFVNRRMIDFYTNLPEIDNDQRNYMRQYLEIITTVSSVLLIKEGSVENLAKKATLWKYIAEQNHPLYRELRKSLIGYSVNLPGKTGRYTVIGVYRVLQKIYGFN, from the coding sequence ATGAAAGCTTTGAGTGTTGTTGTCCCCTGTTATAATTCAGAAAATTATATGAAGCATTGTCTAGATTCTTTATTAGTCGGGGGTACAGATATTGAAATTATTATTGTCAATGACGGTTCTACTGACCAAACTGCTACTATCGCTCAACAGTATCAAGAGCGTTTTTCAACTGTCATTAAAGTTATTCACCAAGAAAATGGCGGTCATGGCATGGCCGTTACTTCTGGAATACAGCAGGCGACCGGTCGTTACATTAAAATTGTAGACAGCGATGATTGGGTCGATGCTGAAGCACTGCATTCGGTCTTAACTTTCATAAATAATCAATCTGCAATGAATGAAGTTGATTTGATTATTAATAATTATGTCTATGAAAAAGTCGGGGCTCGTTATAAAAAACGGATTCACTATGCTTCAGCTTTACCAGTTAACCGAGAATTTTCTTGGGATGAGGTGAAGTTACCTGTTGGAAAATATTTGTTGATGCATGCACTTATTTATCACAGAAGTGTGTTACAAAAAAGCAAGTTAACCTTACCAAAGCACACTTTTTATGTCGATAATCTTTACGCTTTTGAACCCTTACCCTTTGTAAAGAAAATGTATTACCTAGATGTTGATTTATACCGCTATTTTATCGGGCGCAACGATCAGTCCGTCAATGAACAAGTCATGATTGCACGTATTGATCAACAGCTATTTGTCAATCGACGTATGATTGACTTCTATACAAATTTGCCTGAGATTGATAATGATCAACGCAATTATATGCGTCAGTATTTAGAGATTATCACAACGGTATCTTCCGTTCTCTTAATTAAAGAAGGATCTGTTGAAAACTTAGCTAAAAAAGCAACTTTATGGAAATATATTGCTGAACAGAATCATCCCCTTTATCGAGAACTGCGCAAAAGCTTAATTGGCTACAGCGTCAATCTTCCTGGAAAAACGGGACGCTATACAGTTATAGGTGTTTATCGTGTCTTGCAAAAAATATATGGATTTAATTAA
- a CDS encoding GtrA family protein, whose protein sequence is METKKQWGLVTAIKNFKAKHPDLFEFILFNIMSNVATIVNFIVLWIGTGFLFSQLAGINFHWFIFNYSTAEGGLSSFLSFLLAYVCAQIVNFFVQRKFVFLATIEIRKVLPLYILTVVFAGLISVWLPPHIIKLTQPFIHGLAPTLANVVNIVLQVVINYPMMKFKIMKKE, encoded by the coding sequence TTGGAAACTAAAAAACAGTGGGGACTTGTAACGGCTATTAAAAACTTTAAAGCCAAGCACCCTGACTTATTTGAATTTATCTTGTTTAATATTATGAGTAACGTTGCTACTATTGTAAATTTCATTGTTTTATGGATTGGAACTGGATTTTTATTCTCTCAGTTAGCTGGCATCAATTTCCATTGGTTTATATTTAACTATTCAACCGCTGAAGGTGGTTTAAGTAGCTTTTTAAGCTTCCTGTTGGCTTATGTTTGTGCACAAATCGTCAATTTTTTTGTCCAACGAAAATTTGTTTTTTTAGCAACGATTGAAATTCGAAAAGTCTTGCCACTCTATATTTTAACAGTTGTTTTTGCTGGATTGATTTCTGTCTGGCTACCACCACATATTATTAAGTTAACACAACCTTTTATTCACGGATTGGCTCCTACTTTAGCAAATGTCGTCAATATTGTTTTACAAGTTGTGATTAACTATCCAATGATGAAGTTTAAAATCATGAAAAAGGAGTAA